TATTATTAAATCAAAATTAAAATAAAAAAGCCATCTGATACAAGTATCCAGATGGCTTCAACTAAATTAGAAAGCATTAAGTTCCACCATAGATACAGACTCGTTTTTGAATTACAACATGAGTCTGTATCTATGAATTAAATTCACAAAAACAAACTCTTATCTATGATGATGGTGATGTAATGTGTTTTTAAGAACTTTAGTAACTTTCATAATTATCTCCTCTTTAATTAAAATTTATTATGAACTTATAATACTCTCATAAAAAGAAAATGTCAATAGTTTTTTTTATAAAAACTTTTTTTGCTGATTTATCTAAACTTAATAATACCATTTTCAAGAGAATCAACCACAGCAAGAGCTTCTACTTTAATACCATTATCAGTCAACAATTTTTCACCTTGCTGAAATCCTTTTTCTACTGCTATACCAGCACCAATAACTATAGCACCAGCAGATTCAACTAATGTTTTAAGACCTAATACAGCATTTCCCATAGCTAGAAAATCATCTACAATAAGAACTTTATCATTAGGTGTTAGAAATTCTTTAGCTACACAGATTGTATAATCTTTATTTTTAGTGAATGAAAAGACATTAGTTGTATAAAAATCTCCCATAGTAGAAGGAATTTTCTTTTTAGCAAAAACAAGAGGCACATTGAAGGCGTAAGCAGCAGCCAGACCTATTGCAATTCCAGAAGCCTCTATTGTAAGTATTTTATTAACTCCCTGATCTTTAAATCTTCTTTTAAATTCTTCTCCCATAGCCATCATTAGATTAGGATCTATTTGATGGTTTAAAAAACTATCTACTTTCAGAATATTTGTTCCAATGGCTTTACCATTTTTCTCTATATATTCTTTTAATAATTTCATATAAAAATTCCTCCGACAAATTATGATTGTTTATTTAATAGTAAGTAACATATATAATAGCATATTTTCAAGAAAAATGTAATACAGATTTGATACATTTTAAAAAATATTGAATTAAAGATAAAAAATGAGAATATTTTTATGGAAAATTACTGCTAAAATTCAATAAAAATACGCTGAAATAGAATTATAACTAACACATAGCAACAAAGATTATTTTATTATTATATAATTAAATCTGCAAGATTAAAAATTGATAGAAGATAAAAAAGTACCCCAATAAAATATAGACTAAGATATGTTATGAATAAAAAATATAAGTGGAGATGATATGAGATTAACTGTACATCAAGAGTTCTATACATGAAATAAGCACCCACAGAATGAGTGCCTATTTCATCAAAATTTTTACTAATTTATTAAGGTTGTGGTTATAACATATTTTATCATGAGTTTTAAAGTGTTTTAAATCGTTTTTAATTTTAACATAGAAAATGATTAAACAATTAAAGAATTTTTCAGAAAAAATATAAAGGACGACAAATGCTTTCTAAAATAAATATGATAAATTTCAATTACAACCCTAAGCTTTTTATTCCGTCCATTACACGATATCCTTTAGGAATTTCAAAAAGAGAGGCAGGAGCATTAGAGCTGCATTCCAATATTTCCATTATAAAATCATTTCCCAGATTTTTTCCAGTTATGTAGGCAAGTTTTTCTCCTTCAAAGTAGTATCTTATTTTCCCACCATTTTTTACATCCATTTCCTCGTAAGGAAGTTTTTTACCCATAACAGTATCAGTTCCAGAAGAAGTAATTTTAATTCCTACATAATCAGGCTGTTTAAGAGTAGATGGATTTATTCCAATCATATTCAAATCCATTGCCATTTTATCTTGGTCAACTATCATATAGATTTTCTTTTCTTCCATCAAAATTCTTACTGGTTTTCCTTCATAAGTCATTTTAGTAACTTGCTTTTTCCCTTTATTAGCTAATGTCACATCACTTTTAGAAGGTTTTTTATTAATAGTGTTGTGCATTATAAAGTGCATCATAAAATCTTTTCCCTCAAATTGTTTCATGTACTTTTCTGCTTTTCCAGCTGCATTTATGTTAGTCATAAAAAACATAAATGTAAAAATAGTTGTTAGTAATAATTGTATTTTTTTCATGTATAACCTCCACAGTATAGTATTATTTAATTATACATTTATTTTCTTTGAAATGTAAAGTAATAAATTTTACAAAAAATATTTATAGAGAAAATATTCTCTATAAAGGTAAGAAAATTATTTGATTTTTTATTTTTATCAGTTTATGATTGTATATTATTTGACTGACAAAAAATATAAAAACAGAAAATTTATTTTATAGCTATGGTAAAAGTAGGTACTTTTAATTTTCTGTAGCATTTTCTTTAATTAGTTTTGACAAATTAACTTATTATAGAATATTAAAGTGATATAAGTACTTAATTCCAAATAAAAAAAGTTAATAAAATGCTTTGAAAAATTAAAAAATAGGTATATAATAATAAAAATTGAAAGGTGGAATATAAATGAACTTAAGTGAAAATTATAAATATATGATTAGAATTCTAGATGGAAAAGAAAAATATGAAGGAAAGGAATATGATAAGGTAATTGAAAAATATTTATATACTTCTCTGTCTAAGTTAGAAGAGAAAAAAGAAGAATTGAAATTAAAACACCCAGACAAAGAAATAGAAATAAGGGAGAAAAAGGAAAAAAAGTGGGAAAGAATAATGCTAAAAAAATAGATTAAGAATTATGAGAAAGTATTTAATAAAATTAGAAAACAACAATATTTATTTATAGAAGAAAAATATTTTAAAAGAATTAGATTCAGTTTTAAATTTTGCTTTTTAATTAAAATAAAATAGAAGAATTATAGTAAAAGGAGATAATAATGAAATTTTCTTATGTAGATGAAGGTAAAGGAGAGGTTCTTGTATTTGTTCATTCGTATCTTTGGGATAAAGAGATGTGGAAACCTCAAGTAGAAGAGTTAAAAAAGATTTTAGATGTATTGCAATTGATCTTCCAAATCATGGAGAATCAAAAAATATTAATGAAAGTTTTTCATTAAGAGAATTAGCCAAGGAAATTTCCATTTTTTTAAAGGGAATGAAGATTGAAAAATATACTTATATAGGTCTTTCTGTGGGAGGAATGCTGGCACCATATATTTATGATTATGATAAAGATAGAATAAATAAAATGATAATTATGGACTCTTATGTTGGAGAAGAGCCACTAAAAACAAAAGAATTATATTTTTCTATGTTAGATACAATAGAAAAAGCTAAGTTTGTTCCAGATATTCTTATTGAAAAGATTGCACCAATGTTTTTTAGTCCTTTTATAGATAAAACAGGTATGTTGTACAAGTCATTTGTTGAAAATTTAAAAATGATACAAGGAGAAAGAGTTGAAGGAATAGTTAAATTGGGAAGAGCAATTTTCGGAAGAGAAGATGCTTTGAATCTTTTGAGTGAAATAGAAAAACCAACATATTTTATAGTAGGTGAGTATGATATTCCAAGACCATATAATGAATCTGTAGAAATGGCTACTTATATAAAAAATTCTAAAGTAATAAAAATAAAAAATGCAGGACACATTTCTAATTTGGAAAATGTTGAAGAAACAAACAAAATATTGGCAGATATTTTGAAATAAAATAATGTGGAATATGATTAAAAGGTAAAGAAGCTTTTAAGCGAGAATAATATAATTTTTGAATTATTTTATTCAGCTGAATAGCTTCTTTTTTATTTTATTAAAAAGTGGATTTTAATAACAAACAAATAAATAAATTATAAAAATATTACAAGAATTTTGTATACATTTTCAAAAAAAATCGTATACAAACATTGAGAACAGATAAATTATTTATAGAATTTGTCTTAATTATAAACATATAATTTTATATATGGTAGTTATGGATTGTATACAAACGTTATATTTTTAATTACTAAAAAAATAGACTATAATCATATTAATACATAGAAATTAAATATCTTTTAAACCTAATTTTGTATCAAACAAAAATATCAAAGTTTAAAGGAAGCAGGAGGAAAGTATGGGGACAAGTGAGAGTTCAGAATTAAAAAGAGAAATAGGAGTATTTGGTGGTATCAGTATTATTGGTGGAATAATGATAGGAGCAGGAATTTTTTATATAGGTTCTTATGTTTTGATGAGAGTAGGAATGAATATTGGATTAGCACTAATCTGCTGGCTGATAGGAGGGCTTATAAGTCTGATGGGAGGTTTGTGTTTTGCTGAATTGGGAAGTATGATGCCCAAGGCAGGAGGTACTACAGTATACTTAAATGAAGCTTATCACCCAATAGTTGGATTTATGTCTGGAATGTCATCGTGTTTGCTTGCAGGACCTGGATCGATAGCAGGGCTTTCAATAGCTTTGATTGTATCTTTCAGAACTTTTTTACTATAAGTGATGTAGGAGTAAAGGTTTTGGCAGTAATACTGATAATTTTTCTTACTATATGCAATTGTTATGGAGTAAAAAAAGCTTCACTATTGCAAAATGTGTCGATGGTAGCAAAATTGATACCGATTCTTTTAATTATGATATCAGCTTTGTTTATGGGAAATATTTTTCCAGATGTTTCATTGTCTACAGTAAATGAAGCAGCTCAAAGTACAGGAAGAAGTGTTATAGGTATGATAGCTTTTGCTGTAGTTGCAACTTTGTGGGCATATGATGGATGGCAGAATTTAAATTCTCTGGCAGAAGAAATAAAAGAGCCTCAAAGAAATCTACCTTTGTCATTGGCAATTGGAATTGGTGGAGTAATAATACTGTATATGTTATTTAATTTTTCTATATTCCGTGTTCTTCCAATGGAGGATATTAAAAATATGATTGCTAAAGGTGATTATTATTTAGGTACAGAAGTAGCTAGGAGAATATTTGGAAATACAGGAGCAATAATAGTTGTTGTAGGAATGATATTGGCTATTTTCGGTTCATTAAATGGATTGATATTATCAGGACCACGTATTTATTATGCTTTGGCAAGAGAAGGGCATTTCTTCAAGATGTTTTTAAATGTACATCCAGTATATAAAGTTCCAACAAATGCAATAATAGCTCAAGCAATAGTTTCAATAACTCTTGTATTGTCACGTAATTTGGAACAACTGGCTACTCTAGTTGTATTTACTGGAATGATTTTTAAGCTTTTGACAATATTATCAGTTGTAGTATTTCGTAAAAAATATCCAAATATGGAACGTCCATATAAGGTAATAGCTTACCCTGTAACAGTTATCATAACATCTTTGGTATTTTTAGGATTGATATTGAATAATCTTGTAAAAGATCCAGTAAACTCTATCTTGAGTTGTGTAGTTCAAATATTTGCAGTAGCTTTATATATGTATTTTGATAGAAAAATTAAAAAAGAAAAAATAGATCTAGAAGCATAGCATATATATTTTATAATACAAGGAGGCAGAAATGGAAACATTATTTTATAATGCAAAAGTGTATTTAGAGAGAGAAAAATTTGCTGAGGCAGTTTTAGTAAAAGAAGGGTTGATATCAAAAGTAGGAACAAGTGAAGAACTTTTAAAAATAGCACAGAAAGACTGTAAAAAAATAGATTGTCATGGAAAAACAATAATCCCCGGATTAAATGATTCTCATATGCATTTGTTAGTATTGGGAGAATCACTTCAGACAGTAAAACTTACGAACAGTAAATCTGTAGATGAAATAATAGAAAGATGTAGGAAGTTTATAAAAGAAAATCCTGAATTATCAAAGAATGGAGTCTTTGCAATTGGTTGGAATCAAGATTTATTTGAAGGAGATAAGAGAATACCTAACAGACATGATGCTGATAAAATATCTACAGAAATTCCAATTATTTTAAGAAGAGTATGTGGACATTTGATGGTTTCAAATACTAAAGCTATAGAAATGCTTGGAATAGATGGGAATTCTGAACAGTTTGAAGGAGGTACATTTGAAATAGGTGAAGATGGATATCCAAATGGAATATTTACTGAAAATGCTTGCCGTCAACTGAGAAAAGTTATTCCGGAATTTTCTTTGGAAGATAGGGAAAGAATGGCAGTAGAAGCCATGAAACATGCTGTTTCTTTTGGGGTAACAAGTGTACAGAGCAATGATTTGGGAGCAGTTGTTTTAGGAGAAAAGGATAAATATTTTAAAATGTTCCGTAAAATCTATGAAGAAGGTAAAGGACTTCTTCGTTACCATCATCAAATAACTTTTCAATCACCAGAAGAGTTAAAAAATTATGCAGAGAATGGAGAACTTGCAAAAGGAAACTATCCAGAAGATTCATGGGTAACATTAGGGCCACTAAAATTATTCAAAGATGGAAGTCTGGGTGCCAGAACAGCAATGCTGGAAAATGATTATGCTGATGATCCAGGAAATCGTGGAGAAGAAAGATTTGATGAAAAATATATTGAAGAACTTTGCAAAGCTGCTGATGAGCATGGAATACAGGTAGTTACACATGTAATAGGCGATGCTGCAGTAAATAGTGTTATGAAAACATATGAGAAACTTATAAAAAATGGAAAAAATCCTTTACGCCATGCTTTAATTCATTGTCAAATAACTAATAAAGCAATGTTGGAAAATATAGCTAAAAATAATGTTCTAGTAATGTATCAGCCAATATTTTTAGATTATGATATGCATATTGTAGAATCGAGATGTGGAAAAGAACTTGCTTCTACATCATATGCTTTTAATACTTTAGATAAATTAGGAGGTAAAATTTCCTATGGAACAGATTGCCCAGTAGAAGGCTGCAATCCTTTTCCAAATATATATTGTGCAGTAACTCGTAAAGATTTAAAAGGGAATCCAGAAGGTGGATTCTATCCAGAAGAATGTGTAGATATATATACAGCAGTTGATGCTTATACAGAAGGAAGTGCCTACGCAGAATTTATGGAAAATAAAAAAGGAAGAATCAAAGAAGGATTTTATGCAGATATGGTTATATTAGATAAGGATATATTTACAGTAGATTCTTCTGAAATAAAGGATATCCAACCTATATTAACTATGGTTGGTGGAAAAGTAGTATATGAAAAAAAATAATATGAAGATAGTGAAATTTGAATAAAGAAAATTATAAAAAATTTCCTAAATGATCAATATCCTGTTAAGGGGACAATAAAATAAAAGAGTGGGTAAATGGTTTGAGTTCGGTATTCTACTGGATTCAAACCATTTTGTTTTTTGGGTTTCTTCATTGTTGTAAAAGTCTATATAATTTTTTATTA
Above is a window of Fusobacterium varium DNA encoding:
- the catD gene encoding 3-oxoadipate enol-lactonase 2, translated to METSSRRVKKDFRCIAIDLPNHGESKNINESFSLRELAKEISIFLKGMKIEKYTYIGLSVGGMLAPYIYDYDKDRINKMIIMDSYVGEEPLKTKELYFSMLDTIEKAKFVPDILIEKIAPMFFSPFIDKTGMLYKSFVENLKMIQGERVEGIVKLGRAIFGREDALNLLSEIEKPTYFIVGEYDIPRPYNESVEMATYIKNSKVIKIKNAGHISNLENVEETNKILADILK
- the steT_1 gene encoding Serine/threonine exchanger SteT, with the translated sequence MGTSESSELKREIGVFGGISIIGGIMIGAGIFYIGSYVLMRVGMNIGLALICWLIGGLISLMGGLCFAELGSMMPKAGGTTVYLNEAYHPIVGFMSGMSSCLLAGPGSIAGLSIALIVSFRTFLL
- the nfdA_1 gene encoding N-substituted formamide deformylase precursor → METLFYNAKVYLEREKFAEAVLVKEGLISKVGTSEELLKIAQKDCKKIDCHGKTIIPGLNDSHMHLLVLGESLQTVKLTNSKSVDEIIERCRKFIKENPELSKNGVFAIGWNQDLFEGDKRIPNRHDADKISTEIPIILRRVCGHLMVSNTKAIEMLGIDGNSEQFEGGTFEIGEDGYPNGIFTENACRQLRKVIPEFSLEDRERMAVEAMKHAVSFGVTSVQSNDLGAVVLGEKDKYFKMFRKIYEEGKGLLRYHHQITFQSPEELKNYAENGELAKGNYPEDSWVTLGPLKLFKDGSLGARTAMLENDYADDPGNRGEERFDEKYIEELCKAADEHGIQVVTHVIGDAAVNSVMKTYEKLIKNGKNPLRHALIHCQITNKAMLENIAKNNVLVMYQPIFLDYDMHIVESRCGKELASTSYAFNTLDKLGGKISYGTDCPVEGCNPFPNIYCAVTRKDLKGNPEGGFYPEECVDIYTAVDAYTEGSAYAEFMENKKGRIKEGFYADMVILDKDIFTVDSSEIKDIQPILTMVGGKVVYEKK
- the xpt gene encoding Xanthine phosphoribosyltransferase, with the translated sequence MKLLKEYIEKNGKAIGTNILKVDSFLNHQIDPNLMMAMGEEFKRRFKDQGVNKILTIEASGIAIGLAAAYAFNVPLVFAKKKIPSTMGDFYTTNVFSFTKNKDYTICVAKEFLTPNDKVLIVDDFLAMGNAVLGLKTLVESAGAIVIGAGIAVEKGFQQGEKLLTDNGIKVEALAVVDSLENGIIKFR
- the steT_2 gene encoding Serine/threonine exchanger SteT, whose product is MAVILIIFLTICNCYGVKKASLLQNVSMVAKLIPILLIMISALFMGNIFPDVSLSTVNEAAQSTGRSVIGMIAFAVVATLWAYDGWQNLNSLAEEIKEPQRNLPLSLAIGIGGVIILYMLFNFSIFRVLPMEDIKNMIAKGDYYLGTEVARRIFGNTGAIIVVVGMILAIFGSLNGLILSGPRIYYALAREGHFFKMFLNVHPVYKVPTNAIIAQAIVSITLVLSRNLEQLATLVVFTGMIFKLLTILSVVVFRKKYPNMERPYKVIAYPVTVIITSLVFLGLILNNLVKDPVNSILSCVVQIFAVALYMYFDRKIKKEKIDLEA